One window from the genome of Rhodopirellula halodulae encodes:
- the recQ gene encoding DNA helicase RecQ — protein sequence MSPSSPSTGPASDSSSTESLERAHQVLETVWGYDSFRPLQEEAVRDVIHGRDSLVVLPTGGGKSLCYQVPALVRDGMAVVVSPLISLMKDQVDALTNNGVAAALVNSTQTNDQKRETADRIRRGEIKILYLAPERLLTAKTMDFLRGVPISFFAIDEAHCVSNWGHDFRPEYRGLRVLKEQFPNASVHAFTATASQLVRDDIAEQLNLENPHVLVGNFDRPNLTYRMVRNAGKMNQIQHFIQKHPGESGVVYCITRKEVEQTSAALAGTGVRVLPYHAGLSDEERQSNQEAFIQEKVDVIVATVAFGMGIDKSNVRYVIHAGMPKSIEHYQQESGRAGRDGLAAECVLIHGPGDLMSWKRILENGDRNNFDAAMQSLNSMAAFCNGVHCRHAALVEYFGQEYDADNCNACDVCLGELDVVEDPITLSQKILSCVVRLKERYGAGHTVKVLTGSRDQKVLQAGHDELSTYGLLSNDGAAAVRTWIDQLISQNHLVSVGEYHSLHLTPSGRELLRGEGQVSLTRVATKSSASNAGRDSWEGVDRALFDHLRALRSQLASERGVPAYVIFGDAVLRELARIRPSSLAKLEGIRGIGEHKRNEFGQLFLDSINEYCDQTSTDRDQANGSVPTPKMPVQPNAASMQAANLFREGHSVDEVAQRMDRAESTVHKYLGEFIQLEKITDPSPWVDTDEAAAIRSALMAAEDERLRPIYEALDEKVSYEKIRIVSSCLKNELSASNSE from the coding sequence ATGTCGCCTTCATCACCGTCCACTGGACCAGCCTCCGATTCATCTTCGACCGAATCGCTTGAGCGTGCACATCAGGTCCTGGAAACCGTCTGGGGATACGATTCGTTTCGGCCCCTGCAAGAGGAAGCAGTCCGAGACGTCATCCACGGACGTGACAGCTTGGTGGTTCTACCCACCGGCGGCGGAAAATCACTTTGCTACCAGGTTCCCGCATTGGTCCGCGACGGAATGGCGGTCGTCGTTTCGCCCTTGATCTCGTTGATGAAAGACCAAGTCGACGCATTGACCAACAACGGCGTCGCGGCCGCACTCGTCAACAGCACTCAAACCAACGATCAAAAACGGGAAACGGCCGATCGAATTCGTCGCGGCGAGATCAAGATTCTCTACCTCGCTCCCGAACGTTTGCTGACTGCGAAAACCATGGATTTCCTCCGTGGTGTTCCCATCTCCTTTTTCGCGATCGACGAAGCACACTGCGTCAGCAATTGGGGGCACGATTTCCGGCCGGAATATCGCGGGCTGCGCGTGCTCAAAGAGCAGTTCCCAAACGCGTCCGTGCACGCCTTCACGGCAACCGCGTCCCAACTCGTCCGAGACGACATCGCGGAACAACTCAACCTGGAAAATCCGCATGTACTGGTCGGCAACTTCGACCGTCCGAACCTGACTTATCGGATGGTTCGCAACGCCGGGAAGATGAATCAGATCCAACACTTCATCCAAAAGCATCCCGGCGAATCCGGCGTGGTGTACTGCATCACGCGCAAGGAAGTCGAACAAACTTCCGCGGCGCTTGCCGGCACGGGTGTGCGTGTGTTGCCTTATCACGCCGGCCTGTCAGACGAAGAACGACAGTCCAACCAGGAAGCTTTCATCCAGGAGAAAGTCGACGTGATCGTGGCAACGGTCGCGTTCGGAATGGGGATCGACAAATCCAATGTTCGCTACGTCATCCACGCCGGAATGCCAAAGTCGATTGAACACTATCAACAGGAAAGCGGTCGTGCGGGGCGAGACGGCTTGGCTGCGGAATGCGTTCTGATCCATGGCCCCGGCGATCTCATGTCATGGAAACGCATTCTTGAAAACGGAGACCGGAACAACTTCGACGCCGCGATGCAATCGCTCAACTCGATGGCGGCGTTTTGCAACGGTGTGCATTGTCGACATGCCGCGTTGGTCGAATACTTCGGACAGGAATACGACGCTGATAACTGCAACGCATGCGACGTATGCTTGGGGGAACTTGATGTGGTCGAAGACCCCATCACGCTTTCCCAAAAGATCCTTTCTTGCGTTGTGCGACTGAAGGAACGTTACGGCGCGGGCCATACCGTCAAGGTCCTCACCGGCTCTCGAGACCAAAAGGTTCTGCAAGCCGGGCATGATGAACTCAGCACTTACGGTTTGCTGTCCAACGACGGCGCCGCTGCCGTGAGGACCTGGATCGACCAATTGATCTCACAAAATCATTTGGTGTCAGTCGGCGAGTATCACTCCCTGCACCTCACGCCGTCCGGCCGCGAATTGCTGCGTGGTGAAGGACAGGTGTCGCTCACGCGAGTCGCCACCAAATCCAGTGCGTCCAACGCGGGCAGAGATTCTTGGGAGGGAGTGGACCGCGCCTTGTTCGATCACTTACGAGCGTTGCGGAGCCAACTGGCATCCGAACGTGGCGTCCCCGCCTACGTCATCTTTGGCGATGCGGTTCTGCGAGAACTGGCCAGGATTCGCCCCAGTTCACTTGCGAAGCTAGAAGGAATTCGCGGCATCGGCGAACACAAACGCAACGAATTCGGACAGCTCTTTCTCGATTCCATCAACGAGTATTGCGACCAGACATCCACCGACCGTGACCAAGCAAACGGCTCCGTTCCCACGCCGAAAATGCCCGTTCAACCCAATGCGGCCAGCATGCAGGCGGCGAACCTGTTTCGCGAAGGACATTCTGTTGACGAGGTTGCCCAAAGGATGGATCGGGCTGAGTCGACCGTCCACAAATACCTCGGCGAATTCATCCAGCTTGAAAAGATCACCGACCCGTCTCCGTGGGTCGACACCGATGAAGCCGCCGCGATTCGATCCGCATTGATGGCCGCAGAAGACGAACGCTTGCGGCCGATCTACGAAGCGCTCGACGAAAAGGTCTCCTACGAAAAGATCCGCATTGTATCGAGCTGTCTTAAGAACGAGTTGTCAGCGTCAAACAGCGAGTGA
- a CDS encoding RNA polymerase sigma factor, with protein sequence MSLSDVDRQLLQRCLDREPRAWQDFVDRFVGLVVHVVNRTAMGRGLSMDEATRDDLVAEVFLVFIRHDLAVLRRFRRQCSLATYLTIVARRVVVRRLMANQSAANTHLSSPSSNGATVTGATVNGSSNGHAHPCQINGELQRIENAEEVQHLMMRLDPREASVVRMYHLEGKSYQEISQAVGLNENSIGPMLHRARAKMSDQ encoded by the coding sequence GTGAGCCTCTCCGACGTCGATCGTCAATTGCTTCAACGTTGTCTGGACCGCGAACCCCGTGCGTGGCAAGACTTCGTCGATCGATTTGTTGGGCTGGTTGTCCACGTCGTCAATCGGACGGCGATGGGCCGTGGGTTGTCGATGGACGAAGCCACCCGTGATGACTTGGTCGCAGAAGTGTTCCTGGTTTTCATTCGCCACGATCTTGCGGTCCTGCGTCGATTCCGTCGTCAGTGCTCGCTGGCAACTTACCTGACCATCGTTGCTCGACGTGTGGTGGTTCGTCGTCTGATGGCCAATCAATCCGCCGCGAACACTCATCTGTCGAGCCCGAGCAGCAACGGGGCCACTGTCACAGGAGCCACCGTCAACGGCAGCAGCAACGGACACGCTCACCCGTGCCAAATCAACGGAGAACTTCAGCGGATTGAAAACGCTGAGGAAGTGCAGCACCTGATGATGCGTTTGGATCCGCGAGAAGCCAGCGTCGTTCGCATGTATCACTTGGAAGGCAAGTCTTACCAGGAAATCAGCCAAGCCGTTGGTCTGAACGAAAACAGCATTGGTCCGATGCTCCACCGGGCTCGTGCCAAGATGAGCGATCAGTAG